One stretch of Streptomyces agglomeratus DNA includes these proteins:
- a CDS encoding rhamnulokinase, with product MPPTRTRTHTFAAVDLGASSGRVMVAMVGPGSLRLREVHRFPNRPVRVGGTLHWDILALYGGVLDGLRAAGAAAGGRLAGVGIDSWAVDYALLDADGALLGNPVHYRDTRTDGAPEKIAAAVPPEELYAATGLQHLPFNTVFQLVAARGTPQLAAAKRLLLIPDLISYWLTGEAGTEITNASTTQLVDPRTRAWSPVVAARLGIDLGLFPPLRSPGDPAGFLRPGVLAETGLTAGGPVPVTAVGSHDTASAVVGVPADGDDFAYIATGTWSLAGLELDRPVLTEASRAANFTNELGVDGTVRYLRNIMGLWLLQECLRTWEAQGDPQDLDALLEAAARATPLRSVVDAGDPAFLAPDDMPRRIAQACVRTGQPEPRTPAAVTRCVLDSLALAHRRAVEEAQTLSGRTARTVHIVGGGAHNTLLCRLTADATGLPVVAGPAEAAALGNVLVQARAAGVVGGRLADLRALLRATQPLRYYDPAGDRTAWDEAADRIGAGTVTGTGRGTGTEA from the coding sequence ATGCCACCCACCCGCACCCGCACCCACACCTTCGCCGCCGTGGATCTCGGCGCGTCCAGCGGGCGCGTCATGGTGGCCATGGTCGGACCCGGGTCCCTGCGCCTGCGAGAGGTGCACCGGTTCCCGAACAGGCCGGTCCGGGTCGGCGGCACCCTGCACTGGGACATCCTCGCCCTCTACGGGGGGGTACTGGACGGCCTGCGGGCGGCCGGAGCAGCGGCGGGCGGGCGGCTCGCAGGGGTCGGGATCGACAGCTGGGCGGTGGACTACGCGCTGCTCGACGCCGACGGGGCTCTGCTCGGGAACCCCGTGCACTACCGGGACACCCGCACCGACGGCGCCCCGGAGAAGATCGCGGCCGCGGTTCCGCCCGAAGAGCTGTACGCCGCGACGGGCCTTCAGCACCTGCCGTTCAACACCGTCTTCCAGCTCGTCGCGGCCCGCGGTACGCCCCAACTCGCGGCGGCGAAGCGGCTCCTGCTGATCCCCGACCTGATCTCGTACTGGCTGACGGGCGAGGCCGGTACCGAGATCACCAACGCCTCCACCACCCAGCTCGTCGATCCGCGCACCCGCGCCTGGTCCCCCGTCGTCGCCGCGCGTCTCGGTATCGACCTCGGCCTCTTCCCGCCCCTGCGCAGCCCCGGCGACCCGGCAGGATTTCTGCGGCCCGGGGTGCTGGCCGAGACGGGACTTACCGCCGGCGGCCCCGTCCCGGTGACCGCCGTGGGATCGCACGACACGGCGTCGGCGGTGGTGGGTGTCCCGGCGGACGGCGACGACTTCGCGTACATCGCGACCGGCACCTGGTCCCTGGCGGGGCTCGAACTCGACCGTCCCGTACTCACCGAGGCGTCCAGGGCGGCGAACTTCACCAACGAGCTGGGCGTGGACGGCACCGTCCGCTACCTCCGCAACATCATGGGCCTGTGGCTGCTCCAGGAGTGCCTGCGGACCTGGGAGGCACAAGGCGACCCGCAGGATCTCGACGCCCTCCTCGAAGCCGCGGCCCGCGCGACGCCGCTGCGCTCGGTCGTCGACGCGGGCGACCCGGCCTTCCTCGCGCCGGACGACATGCCACGGCGTATCGCACAGGCATGTGTCCGCACCGGACAGCCGGAGCCCCGCACACCCGCGGCCGTGACCCGCTGTGTACTGGACTCGCTCGCCCTGGCCCATCGCAGGGCCGTCGAGGAGGCCCAGACGCTGTCCGGCCGGACGGCGAGAACCGTGCACATCGTCGGCGGCGGCGCGCACAACACGCTGTTGTGCCGGCTGACGGCGGACGCGACCGGCCTGCCGGTCGTCGCGGGCCCCGCCGAGGCGGCGGCCCTCGGCAATGTCCTGGTCCAGGCGCGCGCGGCCGGTGTGGTCGGCGGGCGACTCGCCGATCTGCGGGCGCTGCTGCGCGCCACCCAGCCGTTGCGGTACTACGATCCGGCGGGCGACCGTACGGCGTGGGACGAGGCCGCTGACCGTATCGGGGCAGGCACTGTCACCGGCACCGGCAGAGGCACAGGAACGGAGGCGTGA
- a CDS encoding bifunctional rhamnulose-1-phosphate aldolase/short-chain dehydrogenase, which yields MTGHHEAQAAVDGLLKRSHRLGADPRNTNYAGGNTSAKATALDPVTGEGVELMWVKGSGGDLGTLTADGLAALRLDRLRALTGVYPGVDREDDMAAAFEYCLHGKGGAAPSIDTAMHGLVDAAHVDHLHPDSGIALACAADGEKLTAECFGEQVVWVPWRRPGFQLGLDIAAVKEANPRAVGCVLGGHGITAWGATSEECEANSLHIIRTAEVFLAERGRPEPFGPVLEGYEPLGTAERRERAAALAPYVRAVASADRPQVGHFDDSDTVLDFLSRAEHGRLAALGTSCPDHFLRTKVRPLVLDVPPSAPREEVIARLKELHTGYREEYRAYYERHAEAGSPAMRGADPAIVLIPGVGMFSFGKDKQTARVAGEFYVNAINVMRGAESVSAYAPIEEREKFRIEYWELEEAKLRRMPEPKPLATRTALVTGAGSGIGRAIAHRLVAAGACVVVADLDAAKAASVAEELGGPDKAVAVTVDVTDEEQIAAAFREALLAFGGVDLVVNNAGISISKPLLETSARDWDLQHDVMARGSFLVSREAARVMTAQGLGGDIVYIASKNAVFAGPNNIAYSATKADQAHQVRLLAAELGEHGIRVNGVNPDGVVRGSGIFASGWGAQRAAVYGVEEEKLGEFYAQRTLLKREVLPEHVANAVFALTGGDLTHTTGLHIPVDAGVAAAFLR from the coding sequence ATGACGGGGCACCATGAGGCGCAGGCAGCCGTCGACGGGCTGTTGAAGCGCTCGCACCGGCTGGGAGCCGATCCGCGCAACACCAACTACGCCGGCGGCAATACGTCGGCCAAGGCCACTGCCCTCGACCCGGTGACCGGTGAGGGCGTCGAGCTGATGTGGGTCAAGGGTTCGGGCGGTGACCTGGGCACGCTCACGGCGGACGGGCTCGCCGCGCTGCGCCTCGACCGGCTGCGCGCGCTCACCGGGGTGTATCCGGGGGTTGACCGCGAGGATGACATGGCCGCCGCCTTCGAGTACTGCCTGCACGGCAAGGGAGGCGCGGCCCCCTCGATCGACACCGCGATGCACGGCCTCGTCGACGCCGCCCATGTCGACCACCTGCACCCCGACTCCGGTATCGCCCTGGCCTGCGCCGCCGACGGGGAGAAGCTCACCGCCGAGTGCTTCGGCGAGCAGGTGGTGTGGGTGCCCTGGCGGCGGCCCGGCTTCCAGCTCGGCCTGGACATCGCCGCGGTCAAGGAGGCCAACCCCCGGGCCGTCGGCTGCGTCCTCGGCGGGCACGGCATCACGGCGTGGGGCGCGACGTCCGAGGAGTGCGAAGCCAACTCGCTGCACATCATCCGCACCGCCGAGGTGTTCCTCGCCGAGCGCGGCCGGCCCGAGCCCTTCGGCCCGGTCCTGGAGGGGTACGAGCCGCTGGGCACCGCCGAACGCCGGGAGCGCGCGGCCGCGCTCGCCCCGTACGTACGGGCTGTCGCGTCTGCCGACCGGCCGCAGGTCGGCCACTTCGACGACTCCGACACCGTCCTGGACTTCCTCTCCCGCGCCGAGCACGGGCGGCTGGCGGCCCTGGGTACCAGCTGCCCGGACCACTTCCTGCGGACGAAGGTCAGGCCGCTCGTGCTCGACGTACCGCCGTCCGCACCGCGGGAAGAGGTGATCGCACGGCTCAAGGAGCTCCACACCGGGTACCGCGAGGAGTACCGCGCGTACTACGAGCGGCACGCGGAGGCCGGCTCGCCCGCGATGCGGGGCGCGGACCCAGCGATCGTACTGATCCCCGGTGTCGGCATGTTCTCGTTCGGCAAGGACAAGCAGACGGCGCGGGTGGCGGGCGAGTTCTACGTCAACGCGATCAATGTCATGCGGGGCGCGGAGTCGGTTTCGGCGTACGCGCCGATCGAGGAGCGCGAGAAGTTCCGCATCGAGTACTGGGAGCTGGAGGAGGCCAAGCTGCGGCGGATGCCGGAGCCGAAGCCCCTGGCCACGCGGACCGCGCTCGTCACAGGGGCCGGATCCGGCATCGGCAGGGCGATCGCCCACCGGCTGGTGGCGGCGGGGGCGTGCGTCGTGGTCGCCGACCTGGACGCGGCGAAGGCGGCGTCGGTGGCGGAGGAGCTGGGCGGACCGGACAAGGCGGTCGCCGTCACGGTGGATGTGACGGACGAGGAGCAGATCGCGGCGGCCTTCCGGGAGGCGCTGCTCGCGTTCGGCGGGGTCGACCTGGTGGTCAACAACGCCGGGATCTCCATCTCCAAGCCGCTGCTGGAGACTTCGGCACGGGACTGGGACCTCCAGCACGACGTCATGGCGCGCGGCTCCTTCCTCGTCTCGCGGGAGGCGGCCCGGGTGATGACCGCGCAGGGGCTGGGCGGCGACATCGTCTACATCGCATCGAAGAACGCCGTCTTCGCGGGCCCCAACAACATCGCGTACTCCGCGACCAAGGCCGATCAGGCGCATCAAGTGCGGCTGCTGGCAGCCGAGTTGGGTGAGCATGGCATCCGGGTCAACGGAGTCAACCCGGACGGTGTGGTGCGCGGGTCCGGCATCTTCGCGTCGGGCTGGGGAGCGCAGCGGGCCGCCGTGTACGGGGTGGAGGAGGAGAAGCTGGGCGAGTTCTACGCTCAGCGCACGCTGCTGAAGCGGGAAGTGCTGCCGGAGCATGTCGCGAACGCCGTCTTCGCTCTGACGGGCGGTGACCTCACGCATACGACGGGACTGCACATCCCGGTGGACGCGGGCGTCGCGGCGGCGTTCCTGAGGTAA
- the rhaI gene encoding L-rhamnose isomerase has translation MTTRPDISTVKAALRTQAIETPSWAYGNSGTRFKVFAQPGVPRTPREKLDDAARVHQHTGAAPTVALHIPWDKCGSSGGYTELATYAEERGLRLGAINSNVFQDDDYKLGSVCNPDPAVRRKALDHLLECVDIMDATGSRDLKLWFSDGTNYPGQDDIRARQDRLGEALATVYERLGDHQRMLIEYKLFEPAFYTMDVPDWGTAYAHCLKLGEKAQVVVDTGHHAPGTNIEFIVSLLLREGKLGGFDFNSRFYADDDLMAGAADPFQLFRIMYEVVRGGGLDSGAAFMLDQCHNVEAKIPAIIRSVMNVQEATAKALLVDAGALGEAQAAGDVLAANAVLMDAYSTDVRPLLAEVREEAGIDPDPMAAYRRSGWAQKIVDERVGGTQSGWGA, from the coding sequence ATGACGACCCGACCGGATATCTCCACCGTGAAGGCGGCTCTCAGGACACAGGCCATCGAGACGCCGTCATGGGCCTACGGGAACTCGGGCACCCGCTTCAAGGTGTTCGCGCAGCCCGGTGTCCCCCGTACCCCGCGAGAGAAACTGGACGACGCCGCCCGCGTCCATCAGCACACCGGCGCGGCCCCGACCGTCGCCCTGCACATCCCCTGGGACAAGTGCGGCTCCTCCGGCGGATACACGGAGCTGGCCACGTACGCCGAGGAGCGCGGCCTGCGGCTCGGGGCGATCAACTCCAACGTCTTCCAGGACGACGACTACAAGCTGGGCAGCGTCTGCAACCCCGACCCCGCCGTGCGCCGCAAGGCCCTTGACCACCTGCTCGAATGCGTCGACATCATGGACGCCACCGGCTCCCGCGACCTGAAGCTGTGGTTTTCCGACGGCACGAACTACCCGGGTCAGGACGACATCCGGGCCCGTCAGGACCGCCTCGGGGAGGCCCTTGCCACCGTCTACGAACGGCTGGGCGACCACCAGCGGATGCTGATCGAGTACAAGCTCTTCGAGCCCGCCTTCTACACCATGGACGTGCCGGACTGGGGCACGGCGTACGCCCATTGCCTGAAGCTGGGCGAGAAGGCGCAGGTGGTGGTCGACACCGGGCACCACGCGCCGGGCACCAACATCGAGTTCATCGTCTCCCTGCTGCTGCGGGAGGGGAAGCTCGGCGGGTTCGACTTCAACTCGCGGTTCTACGCCGACGACGACCTGATGGCCGGAGCGGCGGACCCGTTCCAGCTGTTCCGGATCATGTACGAGGTGGTGCGGGGCGGCGGCCTCGACTCCGGCGCGGCCTTCATGCTCGACCAGTGCCACAACGTCGAGGCGAAGATCCCCGCGATCATCCGCTCCGTGATGAACGTTCAGGAAGCCACGGCCAAAGCCCTGCTGGTGGACGCCGGCGCGCTCGGCGAAGCCCAGGCGGCGGGAGACGTGCTGGCCGCCAACGCGGTCCTCATGGACGCGTACAGCACCGATGTCCGGCCGCTGCTCGCCGAGGTGCGCGAGGAGGCCGGCATCGATCCGGACCCGATGGCGGCGTACCGCCGCTCGGGCTGGGCGCAGAAGATCGTCGACGAGCGCGTGGGCGGGACCCAGTCCGGATGGGGGGCGTGA
- a CDS encoding L-rhamnose mutarotase, whose protein sequence is MQRVCFLLKVRQGRIDEYRERHAAVWPGMLEALSAAGWHNYSLFLREDGLLVGYLETEDFAGAQAAMAATDINARWQAEMGEFFEALDGDRPDRAMKPLAEVFHLA, encoded by the coding sequence GTGCAGCGCGTCTGCTTCCTCCTCAAGGTCCGCCAGGGCCGCATCGACGAGTACCGCGAACGGCATGCGGCGGTCTGGCCCGGAATGCTCGAAGCCCTCTCGGCCGCCGGCTGGCACAACTACTCGCTCTTCCTGCGCGAGGACGGGCTGCTCGTCGGCTACCTGGAGACGGAGGACTTCGCCGGGGCGCAGGCCGCCATGGCCGCCACGGATATCAACGCCCGCTGGCAGGCAGAGATGGGCGAGTTCTTCGAAGCGCTCGACGGCGACCGGCCGGACCGGGCCATGAAACCGCTCGCCGAAGTGTTCCACCTCGCCTGA
- a CDS encoding GNAT family N-acetyltransferase: protein MRMRAVHLDELPLLRDIERAAGRCFRDIGMPEIAADEPLPLDELARYHHAGLAWAAVDDTDTPVAYLIADRVDGNLHVEQVSVHPDSARRGIGRSLLDHLAVYAGGEGTPALTLTTFTEVPWNAPYYARCGFRLLDDSGLTPGLRRIRRSEAAHGLDRWPRTCMRRAV, encoded by the coding sequence ATGCGTATGCGAGCGGTGCACCTGGACGAGCTGCCTCTCCTCCGAGACATCGAGAGGGCGGCCGGGCGGTGCTTCCGCGACATCGGAATGCCGGAGATCGCCGCCGACGAGCCGCTGCCGCTCGATGAGCTCGCCCGCTACCACCACGCCGGGCTCGCCTGGGCCGCCGTCGATGACACCGACACCCCGGTCGCTTACCTCATCGCCGACCGCGTCGACGGCAACCTGCACGTCGAGCAGGTGTCGGTGCACCCGGACAGCGCGCGGCGCGGAATCGGCCGGTCGCTGCTGGACCACCTGGCCGTGTACGCCGGCGGCGAGGGGACACCCGCGCTGACCCTCACCACGTTCACCGAGGTCCCGTGGAACGCCCCCTACTACGCGCGTTGCGGTTTCCGGCTCCTGGACGACAGCGGGCTCACCCCCGGCCTGCGGCGGATCCGCCGCAGCGAAGCGGCACACGGTCTGGACCGGTGGCCCCGGACCTGCATGCGCCGGGCCGTGTGA
- a CDS encoding CPBP family intramembrane glutamic endopeptidase, whose translation MRITLVIAVLAAVQVWGSRLPADWYVPLCVATTAVLLLIARWDGLSRDDLGLGAGSARRGLRWGLVLAGAVVLVYLVGLAVPFTREAFLDERAAGLTHGELVFRVLVRVPLGTVLLEETAFRGVLWAMVERRRGPAWATVTSSVLFGLWHVEPARGLTRANEAAEAVFGTGPTAVALSVAAAVAGTALAGVFFCELRRRSGSLVPPVALHCALNSAGYALAWAAARW comes from the coding sequence ATGCGGATCACTCTCGTCATCGCGGTTCTCGCCGCCGTGCAGGTGTGGGGCAGCCGGCTGCCGGCCGACTGGTACGTCCCTCTCTGCGTGGCCACGACCGCCGTTCTCCTGCTGATCGCCCGGTGGGACGGACTCAGCCGGGACGACCTCGGGCTCGGAGCCGGGAGTGCCCGCCGGGGACTGCGCTGGGGACTCGTCCTGGCCGGCGCCGTCGTACTGGTCTACCTCGTGGGCCTGGCCGTGCCGTTCACCCGGGAAGCCTTCCTGGACGAACGCGCCGCTGGGCTCACCCACGGCGAGCTGGTGTTCCGCGTACTGGTGCGCGTACCGCTCGGCACCGTACTGCTCGAGGAGACGGCATTCCGGGGAGTCCTGTGGGCCATGGTCGAGCGACGGCGGGGACCCGCCTGGGCGACCGTCACTTCCTCGGTCCTCTTCGGCCTCTGGCACGTGGAACCCGCACGAGGGCTCACGCGTGCCAACGAGGCCGCCGAGGCCGTCTTCGGCACGGGCCCGACCGCCGTCGCCCTGTCGGTGGCGGCAGCGGTGGCCGGTACCGCCCTCGCCGGCGTGTTCTTCTGCGAACTCCGCCGCCGCTCCGGCAGCCTCGTCCCTCCCGTCGCGCTGCACTGCGCCCTCAACAGCGCGGGCTACGCGCTCGCCTGGGCGGCGGCCCGCTGGTGA